The Amycolatopsis sp. NBC_01480 genome segment TCGTCGACCAGTTCCGCTACCCGGTGGGCGAACGGCGCTGGGAATTCCCGCAGGGCACCGCCCCCGGCCTCGCCGAGGTCCCACCCGACGACGTCGCGCGCCGCGAACTGCGCGAGGAAACCGGCCTGCGCGCCGAAACCATCACCGAACTCGGCCGGCTCGAGGTCGCTCCCGGCATGTCCAGCCAGCGCGGGCACGTCTACCTGGCCACGGATCTCACCGAGGGCGCGCCGGAGCGGGAGATCGAAGAGCAGGACATGACGACGGCGTGGTTTGCGCGGGCCGATGTGGAGAAGATGATCATGGCTGGTGGGATTACCGACGCACAGACTGTTGCTGCTTATACGCTTTTGCTGTTGCACGAACGGCGTTGAGTTCGGCGGGTTTGTGGGTAGTGGCGGCTTTGGGTGTTTGTCCGGCGGGTTGATGCGGGCCGTGGCTCCTGGTGTGTGACGGCTGCGGGCGTTCGTCGGGCAGAATGACGGGATGCCTCGACCAGTCCCCGCCGACCTGCTGGAAATCGCCGAAGCACTGGTCCCCGACGCGCCTCTTGCCTCCGCAAGCCTTGCCGGACAAGGGAATATGCACCACGTCGTGCTGTTCCCCGACGTCGCCGCGGTGCGAATCAGCAAACGCCCCGACGCCGCCGCCGAACTGCCGCGCCGGGCCGAGATCCTTCGAGCCGTCGCGGCGGCCGACCTGCCTTTTGCCGTGCCGTCGCCTTTGACGCCGGTGTCCACGTTCGGGGAACACGCGGCCGTCGCAATTTCGTGGATCGACGGCGAACCGTTGCCGGAAGGCACCGGCGACCCGGCGGCGTTCAGCCTGCTCTTGGAGGCATTGCGCGATTTCGAGGTCTCACCGGAGCTTAAGGCCGTTCTCCACACGCCGCGCCGATACGCGGATGGCTTGGGCTGGGCCGACATTCTGAGCGACGAGGTCATCCCGCGCCTGCCGTCTCAGTGGCGCGAGGGCGTTCAGCAGCGGCTGGACACGTTGCTGGCGTTGGAGGAAGTCCCAGCCAGACTCGTCCACGGCGACTTAGGCGGCAGCAATGTGCACTTCGGCTACGACGGCAAACTGACCGGCGTCCTCGACTGGGACATGGCAATCCTGTCCGACCCAGCAATCGACGCCGCCCTGGTCGCAACCTGGCACGGCTGGGACCTCCTCCGCGCATCCGTCGACAAGGAGACCTACCAACGCGCCTGGGCCTGGAACGACGCCATCGAGGTCGGCCACCTCCACGCGGTCTTCACCGGCAAGCCCTTGTCCCGCGTCGACGGCTTCGTCGCTTCCGTCGTCGCTTGGCTGGAACAGCGCTAATCCCCCACGGCCAGTCGGTGCGGCACCCGCCGAATCGCCCAGGCCTCAGACCCCCGCCGCCCGAGAGCAACCCCCGCCCTCCTCTGGGGGGCGTCCCATGCCCAGTCTACCGCCCCACCCCGTCAAACCTCGTGGTCAAGCCGCTAGAGACCTGAGTTGTCCACAACGGGGAGTCCCTGTGGACAACCCGAGTGCGGACGTGCCCCGGACCGGACAAGCCGGGTATGGGAGTGCCTAAGCCAGCCAAGTCGAGCAAGGGTGTGGCCAGTTCGGGCGAGGGGTGTGCGCCAGCCCAAGGACGGCAGCGCTCAACTCGGCCGAGCTGGGCGTGGGAGCGACAAAGTCGGACAACCCGAGGGCGGGAGTAGCCGAAGCAGCCGACCCGAACGCGGCGGTGTCCAAGGCGGCCAACCACAAGCGCGGGAGCGTCCGAGGCAGCCGAACCGAGCGCCTGCACGACCCAACTGACCGAGCCGAACAAGAAAGCAGCCGAACCGAGCGCGACAGTCCCCAAAAGCGGGCAACCACGAACGCCGGGGGGTGCCCGAGGCAGCCGAACCGAGCGCCTGCATGACCGAACCGGCCGAGCCGAACAAAGCAGCAGCCGACCCGAGCGCGACAGTCCCCAAAGCAGCCAACCACAAACGCGGGGGTGCCCGAGGCAGCCGACCCGAGCACGGGTGGGGGTGCGGGTGCAGGGTGCGGGTGCGACCAAACCGGTCAAGCCGGACAAGGGAGCGGTCGATCCAAGCGCGGCAGCACCCAAGGCTGCCAACCACGAACCCGGAAGCACTCGAGGAACGCGGCAGCACCCAACACAGCCGGCCCAAGCACGAAACACCCAGGCCAGCCCAAGCGAAGAAACCGGTCAGTCAGGCCATTCCGCGTGGCGCTTCTCCAAAAACGCAGCCATCCCCTCCCGAGCACCAGGCAGCTGAGAAGCCGAAGCCATCACCTCAACAGCCAGCGCGTAAGCGTCCGCCTCCGGCCGGTCCAGCTGGGCGTAAAGCGTCTGCTTCCCCAAAGCCTTGCTAGCCCGGCTGCCACGCGTAGCGCGAGCCAGCAGCGAAGCGACCTCCTCATCCAGCAAAGAATCCGGGACCACGCGGTTGACGAGGCCCCACTCAAGCGCAGTCGGAGCGTCCACGACATCGCCGGTGAGGGCCAGTTCCATCAGGCGCTTGCGGCCGATCGAGCGCGCCACCGGGACCGCGGGAGTGTGGCAGAACCAGCCGCCCTTGCCACCCGGGAGGGCGAAACCCGCCGACTCCGCGGCGACGGCCAGGTCGCACGAGGCGACGAGTTGGCAGCCCGCCGCGGTGGCCAGGCCGTGTACCCGGGCGATCACCACCTGGGGGAGCGACTGCATCGTCCGCATCAGGTCGGTGCACAGCGTCAGCAACGAGCGCACGCCCATCAGGTCCCGGGAAGCCACGTCGCCGAAGTCGTGGCCCGCGGAGAAGACCGGGCCGGCGGCGGCCAGCACTATGCCCGTCGCGTCGGTTTCGCCTGCCGAGCGGAACGCTTCGAGCAGCTCACGCAAATGGTCGGCGGACAGCGAGTTCCGCCGCGCCGCGCGGTTCATGGTGACGGTGATCGTGTCCCCGTCCCGTTTCACCAGGATGTGCTCGTACTCGCCCATCCCCCGACCGTAACCCCGCGGCCTCAGGAACGGAACGTGCGCCGGTACGAGTCCGGGCCCACGCCGACCTCCGCGCGCAGCCGGCGCCGCAGGTTCGCGGCCGTGCCCAGGCCCGACCGCTGAGCAACGCGCTCCACCGGCAGCTCCGTGGTTTCCAGCAACCGCTGCGCATAACGGACGCGCTGCACCCGCAGCCAGCGCCCGGGCGTCGCACCGGTGGCGGCCGCGAACTCGCGGTGGAACGTCCGCTCGCTCATCCCGGCGTGCCCGACGAGGTCGTCGACGCCGATGTCGTCGCCCAGCCGCGCCATCGCCCAGTCCATAGTGGACGACAGGCCGGGCCGGGAAACCAACGACGGCAATGGGTTCTCGACGTACTGACGTTGCCCACCCTCGCGCGCGGGCGGCATCACCAGCCGCCGAGCGAGCCGCGATGCGACGTCCGCGCCGTGGTCACGGCGGACCAGGTACAGGCAGAGGTCGAGCCCGCCGACCACGCCCGCCGACGTCAGCACGCCGCCGGAATCCGTGTAGAGCACGTCGCGCTGCAGGTCGGCACCCGGTGCGGCGGCGGCCAGCGCATCGAGGTCGCGCCAGTGCGTGGTGGCCGGGCGGCCGTCGAGCAGCCCGGCCGCGGCCAGCGTGAACGCGCCGGAGCACAGCCCCGCCACCGTCGCGCCCGCGCGGTGGGCCCGGCGCAGCGCCGCCCGGGCCGGGCCGGGCACGTCGGCCAGCGGGTCGCTGCGGCCGGGTGCGAGCACGAGGTCGCAGCCGTCGAGGCCGGCCAGCCCGTGCGTGGCCGCGACCTCGCCGAACGGCGCGACGGTCGTGCGCGCTCGCCCCGAAGCGCACAACCGCACGGAAAACGGGCCGATCCCGCTGTCGGTGCGGTCCTGGGCCCACACCTCGGCGATCACGGCGAGGTCGAACATCCGGCTGCCCGGCAGGAGCAGCACCCCGATCGTGCGCATGGCAGGAAAGTACCGCATCGCGCGCCTTCTGCCACTGCCCGCGACGCCTCCGGGCAGCCAGACTCGTCCGTATGACCGCTCTCATCCTCATCGACGTCCAGCGCGGGTTCGACGAGCCGGGGTTCTGGGGCCCGCGCAACAACCCCGGCGCCGAAGCGAACATGAAGGCCCTGCTCGACGCGTGGCAGGAACGCCGCCTGCCCGTGGTCCTGGTGCACCACGACTCGCCGAAGCCGGGCTCGCCGCTGCGCCCGGGCCAGCCCGGCCACGACTTCAAACCCGAGCTCGACGGCGCGCGCCCCGACCTCGTGTTCGGCAAGAAGGTCAACTCCGCCTTCATCGGCGACATCGACCTCGGCGCCTGGCTCAAGGCACGCGGCATCAGCAGCTTCGTGGTCGCCGGCATCCAGACCAACTTCTGCTGCGAAACCACCGCCCGCATGGGCGGCAACCTCGGCTACGACGTCACCTTCGCCCTCGACGCGACGTACACGTTCGACCTGCCGGGCGTCGACGGCGACGTTGTGACGGCCGACGAGCTGTACCGCGTGACCACGGCGAACCTCGCCAACCAGTTCGCCACCGTCAAGTCCACAAAGGACATCCTGAGTGGACTGGACTAGCCGGTGAGCCCGTGCCGCTCGCGGATCAGGTCGACGATTCCCGCCATGATCCCGGTCAGCTCGTAGTCCTTGGGCGTGAACACGCGGGCGATGCCGCGCTCGGTGAGCAGCGCGGCGTCGTCCGGCGGGATGATGCCGCCGACGATCACCGGGATGTCGGCGGCGCCCGCGGCGCGCAGGCCGTCGACCACCAGCGGCACGACCTCCAGGTGCGAGCCGGACAGCACGGACAGGCCGACCACGTGCACGCCCTCCTGCACCGCGGCCGCGACGATCTGGTCCGGGGTCAGCCGGATGCCCTGGTAGACCACCTCGAACCCGGCGTCGCGGGCCCGGACGGCGACCTGCTCGGCGCCGTTGGAGTGCCCGTCCAGGCCGGGTTTCCCGACCAGGATCCGCAGCCGCTCACCCAGTTCCGCCTCGGTGACCCGGACCCGGGCGCGCACGCGCTCCAGCTCCGGGTCACCCTTCCCGGCGGCCGCGGCCGCGGAGACGCCCGTCGGCGCGCGGTACTCGCCGAACACCTCTCGCAGCGCGCCGGACCACTCACCGGTGGTCACGCCCGCCCGCGCACAGTCCACAGTGGCCTCGAACAGGTTGTCCGAAGTCGCCGCCTTTTCCTTCAGCGCCGCAAGGGAAGCCTCGACCGCGGCCGAATCCCGCCGCTCCCGCCAGTCCTCGATCGCCGACACCGCGGCCTTCTCGACGGCCGGGTCGATCGTCTCGATCGCCTTCGCGCCCTCAGCCTGCAGCGGCGACGGCTCGGTGGTCTCGAACTTGTTCACGCCCACCAGTACGCGCTCGCCGTTCTCCATCCCCCGCCGGTACTCGGCGAGCGACGTGACCAGCTGCGACTTCATGTACCCGCTCTCGACGGCCGCGACCGCCCCGCCGAGATCCTGCACCCGCGCGATCTCCTCGCGCGCGCCGGTCATGATCTCGTCCACTTTGGCCTGCACGACGTGCGAGCCGTCGAAGATGTCCTCGTATTCCAGCAGATCGGTCTCGAACGCGAGCACCTGCTGCATCCGCAACGCCCACTGCTGGTCCCACGGCCGCGGCAGGCCGAGCGCCTCGTTCCAGGCCGGCAGCTGGATCGCGCGCGCCCGCGAGCCGCGCGAAAGCGAGACCGCCAGCATCTCCAGCACGATCCGCTGGACGTTGTTCTCCGGCTGCGCTTCGGTGAGCCCCAGCGAGTTCACCTGCACGCCGTAACGCAGGCGCCGCGCCTTCGGGTCCTCGACGCCGTAACGGTCGCGCGTCAGCTCGTCCCACAGCGCGGTGAACGCGCGCATCTTGCACATCTCTTCGACGAACCGCACGCCGGCGTTGACGAAGAACGACATCCGCGCGACGACCTTCGCCATGTCCGACGGCTCCACCTGGCCGGAGTCGCGCACCGCGTCCAGCACGGCGATGGCGGTGCACAACGCGTACGCGACTTCCTGCGTCGGCGTCGCGCCGGCTTCCTGGAGGTGGTAACTGCAGATGTTGATCGGGTTCCACTTGGGCACGTGGTGCACGGTCCACGCGATCATGTCGGTGATCAGCCGCAGGCTCGGCCCGGGCGGGAAGATGTACGTCCCGCGGGAGAGGTACTCCTTGATGATGTCGTTCTGCGTGGTCCCGGTGAGCTTCGCGAGCACCTCGTCCACGTCGCGGCCCTCGGCCTCGGCCTGCTCGCGCGCGACCGAGACGTACAGCGCGAGCAGCCACATCGCCGGCGCGTTGATGGTCATCGAGGTGTTGGCCTCGGCCAGCGGGATGCCGTCGAACAGGCGCCGCATGTCGCCGATGTGGGAGACGGGCACGCCGACCTTGCCGACCTCGCCGCGCGCGAGCACGTGGTCCGGGTCGTAGCCGGTCTGCGTGGGCAGGTCGAAGGCGACCGAGAGCCCGGTCTGGCCCTTCGCGAGATTGCGGCGGTACAGCTCGTTGGACGCGGCGGCCGAGGAGTGCCCGGCGTAAGTGCGCATCACCCAGGGCCGATCGCGCTCGTGGTCGGATGGATACGGCACGGGCCACCTCCGGCGTTGGGTGGACCGATTGTACCCACCGGTAACTTCCGCCGGGCAGTGCAATCGGACACGTAAGGGTGGCACAGCTCGTGAGTGTTCATTCCGGTTCTAACCGTCATGAACACTCACGAGTCAGCGTTCGGGACGGCTGTCCTGAGAAACCGGACGCACGATCACCACACCCTTGTCGAGGTCGACGGTGCCCAGCGGCGGCGCCCCTTGCGCGTCCTGGTCGAGCGTCATCTCCACCGAGTCGCGGTGCTCCAGCTCGTTTCGCTTGGTGCCGTAGAGGAACGCGGTGACCTCGTCCAGGTAGGTCGAGGACAGCCGCGCCTTCAACTTCGACGGCTTGCGCTTCGGCCGCATCTCGTACGCCCCGACGGCCACCAGCAAGAGCGTCATGCCGGGCAGCCCCAGGGCCAGCACTGTCTCCACGGCCACCGAACGAACGGCGACACCGCGGAGTTCCGAGCGGTTTGTCCCGGTACTCGGAGCGCTGTGACGAAAACTCGCGAGACTCTGCTCGTCCAGGCCCCTAGGCTGGGAAAACGTGACTTGGAGTGTGTACGGAAGCTACCTGGTGATCGTCGTCCTCATCGTGCTCGCGCCGGGGCCGGACACGATGGTGATGCTGAAGAACTCGCTGTCCGGCGGCACGCGGGGCGGGCTGCTCGCGACGTTCGGCATCTTCGCCGGCAACGCGGTGCAGGGCACGGCCGCGGCGCTCGGGCTCGGTGTGGTGATCGCCCGGTCCCAGCCGGTGTTCCTCACGCTCAAGTGGCTCGGCGCGGCCTACCTGGTCTTCCTCGGGTTCCAGGCGCTGCGCGGCGCGTGGCGTGGGAACTACGCCGCGGTCGAGGAAACGCGGCGCAAGCGCACCAGCGGGTTCCGCCGGTGGCGCGAGGGCTTCCTGTCCAACATCACCAACCCCAAGGTGCTGGTGCTCTACCTGTCCGTGCTGCCGCAGTTCCTCGACCCGGTGCGGACCACGACGTGGGACGCGCTGGTGCTCGCGTACACCGTCGCGGTGCTGGGCGCGCTGTGGCTGCTGGTGCTGTTGTTCTTCGTGCACCGGGTGCGGACCTGGTTGGAGCGCCGGAAGGTGCGTCGCGCGCTCGACGGCGTCACCGGCACCGCGTTGCTCGGCTTCGGGGCGGCTCTGGCCTTGGAGTCCTGACCGGAGTTACGGTGCGGCCATGACGTGGGGTGTGTACGGCGGGTTCCTCGCCATGATGATGCTGCTCGCCGCCGCGCCGGGGCCGGACAGCATGGTGGTGCTGAAAAACGCGCTGTCCGGCGGCGCCCGTGGCGGCGCGTGGGCGTGCTTCGGCATCGCCGTCGCGAACTTCCTGCAGGGCACCGCCGCCGCGCTCGGCCTGGGCGCGGTGATCACCAGTTCGCGGCCGGTGTTCGAGACCGTGAAATGGCTGGGCGTGGCGTACCTCTGTTACCTCGGCTTCCAGGCCCTGCGCGGCGCCTGGCGCGGGGACTACGAGGCGCTGACCGACGCCCGGCGCCAGCGGCAGACCCCGTTCCGCCGCTGGCGCGAGGGCTTCCTGTCCAACGTGACCAACCCGAAGGTGCTGGTGCTGTACCTCTCGGTGCTGCCGCAGTTCCTCATCCCCGGGGTGACCACCACCGGCGACGCGCTGCTGCTGGCGTACACCGTGGCCGGCGTCGGCGCGATCTGGCAGGTGCTGCTGCTCCTGCTCGTCCACCGCGTCCGCGCCTGGCTGGAGCGCCGCAAGGTGTGCCGCACGCTCGACGGCGTCACCGGCACCGTGCTGATCGGCTTCGGCGCCGCGCTCGCTTTGGAGAGCTAGCGGATCTCCTCGTTCGCGAAAGTGCGGAAATCCCGGGCGGGACGGCCGGTTACGCGCTCGACGGTGTCGGTCACGCGGTCCTCAGAGCCTTCGCGGATGGCGTCGTCCATCGCGGCGAGGACGGCCGCGAATTCCGCCGGGATTCCCGCTGCCGTATGGCGCGCCTCGAGTTCGGCCGAGCTGACCGCGCGATGGGTGACGGGCCGGCCGAGCCGTTCCGCCACGATCGCCGCGGCTTCGGCGTAACTGAGCACCGACGGGCCGGTGAGCACGTGTTCGGTGTTGTGCGGTTCGTCGTCGGTCAGCGCGCGGACGGCGACGGTGGCGATGTCGGTCGCGTCCACGAACCCGACGCGGGCGTCCCTGGTCGCCGTGACGATCTCGCCGTCCCGCGACGACTGGGCGACCAGGTGGTCGCCGGTGAAGTTCTGCATGAACCACGACGGCCGCAGGACCGCCCAGCCCGGCTGCCCTTTCACGAGCCCGTGCAGCTCACCGAGCCCGGGAGTGGCGTCGTCCACGGGCGACGAGCTGAGCAGCACGACCCGCGCGTCGGGCGCGACGGCGAGGAACGGCTCGACCAGCGCCCGCGGCTCGGCGACGCCGATCGGGGCGACCAGGTAGACGGCCCCGACGCCGTCGAGGGCCTCGGCGTGCGTCGTGCGGTCAGCCCAGTCGAAGCGGACCTGGCCCGGTTGCGTCGGCCTGCGGGTGGCGGCTCGGGCCGGAACGCCGCGGTCGCGCAACTGCCGGAGCACGCGGCCGCCGGTGTTCCCCGTCGAGCCGAGCACCAGCACGTCACGCATCCCGGCCCCCGGCGAACGCGGTGAGCAGCTGGTCGGCGCCGCCGAGCACCTCGGCCGCGGCGAGCGGGCTCCAGTAGTCGCGGTAGTGCCGGATCTCGCCGTCGCGGACGGTCAGCACGGCGATGTAGCCGAGCCGGTACGGCTTCCCGGTGGCGACGGCCACCCCGGCCACCTCGAACTCGACCACGGTCACCTCCGGGTCCGCCGTCCGGTGCACGGTCTTCTCGGTGACCTCGCGGATGTCCAGCAAATCGGGATAGCCGCGTAGGTATTCGGCGATCGCCGCGCCGCCCTCGATCCGGCGCGGGTAACCGGGCGAGGCGAACGGGAATTCGAGCACCCCGTCCTCGGCCCACAGGTTCGCGAACCCGGCCATGTCGTGGGCGAGCAGCCGGTCGAGCGCGCGGTCGACGAGGTCCATCGCTTCCTCTCAGGTTAGGACGGGACTGTATCGTCCCGACCAAAGACTACCCGAAATGAAGCGATGGCTCGAAGCCGATGGGTCGGACGCCGGCGCAGGCCCGGGCTACGCGCGGTCCGGCTCCCCCGCCACGCGCTTGATCTTCGCGCCGAGGCGGTTCAGGTTCTCGACGAAGTGCGGGTAACCGCGGTCGATGTGGAAGACGTCCCAGACCTCGGTGATTCCGTCGGCGCAGAGGCCGGCCAGCACCAGGCCCGCGCCGGCGCGGATGTCCGAGGCCCAGACCGGGGCGCTGGACAGGCGTTCGACACCGCGGACGACGGCGTGGTGGCCGTCGGTGCGGGCGTCGCCGGAGAGGCGGATCATCTCCTCGATGAAGCGGAACCGCGCCTCGTAGACGTTTTCCGTGATCATCGAGGTGCCCTCGGAAACCGCCGAGAGCGCGACCGCGAACGGCTGCAGGTCGGTGGCGAAGCCGGGGTACGGCAGCGTCACCCAGTCGACCGCCTTCGGGCGCTCGGGCTGGACGATGCGGAAACCCTTGTCGTCGAAGGTGGTCACGTCCGCGCCGCCGAGGCGGAGCTTGTCCAGCACCAGGTCCAGGTGGTGCGGGTTGACCCCGCGAACGGTCAGGTCGCCGCGCGTCATGGCGGCGGCGAACGCCCAAGTGGCGCCCACGATCCGGTCGCCGATCACGCGGTGCTCGGTCGGGCGGAGCTGCTCGACCCCGTGCACCGTGAGCGTCGACGTGCCGGCGCCCTCGATCTTCGCGCCCATCTCGATCAGCATCTCGCAGATGTTGATGATCTCCGGCTCGCGCGCGGCGTTGTCGATCACCGTGGTGCCCTCGGCCAGCACCGCGGCCATCAGGATGTTCTCGGTCGCGCCGACGCTCGGGAAGTCCAGCCAGATCTGCGCGCCGATCAACGACTCCGCCTTCGCCACCACACAACCGTGCTCGATGATGCTCGTGGCGCCCAGCTTGCGGAGGCCGTTCTGGTGCATGTCGAGCGGCCGCGACCCGATCGCGTCCCCGCCCGGCAGCGCGACGACGGCCTGCTTCAGCCGGCCGACCAGCGGCCCCAGCACGCAGACGGACGCGCGCAGCTTGCCCATCGCCGGCGAATCCGCGCGGTGCGACAGCTCGGCGGGCGTGGTGATGGTCGCCGTGTCGCCCTCGATCACCACCTCGCAGCCCACGCTGCGCAGGACGTCGCCCATCAGCGGGACGTCCAGGATCTGCGGGCAGTTCCGGATGGTGGTCGTGCCCTC includes the following:
- a CDS encoding DUF6191 domain-containing protein produces the protein MAVETVLALGLPGMTLLLVAVGAYEMRPKRKPSKLKARLSSTYLDEVTAFLYGTKRNELEHRDSVEMTLDQDAQGAPPLGTVDLDKGVVIVRPVSQDSRPER
- a CDS encoding nuclear transport factor 2 family protein, whose amino-acid sequence is MDLVDRALDRLLAHDMAGFANLWAEDGVLEFPFASPGYPRRIEGGAAIAEYLRGYPDLLDIREVTEKTVHRTADPEVTVVEFEVAGVAVATGKPYRLGYIAVLTVRDGEIRHYRDYWSPLAAAEVLGGADQLLTAFAGGRDA
- a CDS encoding LysE family translocator, with amino-acid sequence MTWSVYGSYLVIVVLIVLAPGPDTMVMLKNSLSGGTRGGLLATFGIFAGNAVQGTAAALGLGVVIARSQPVFLTLKWLGAAYLVFLGFQALRGAWRGNYAAVEETRRKRTSGFRRWREGFLSNITNPKVLVLYLSVLPQFLDPVRTTTWDALVLAYTVAVLGALWLLVLLFFVHRVRTWLERRKVRRALDGVTGTALLGFGAALALES
- a CDS encoding cysteine hydrolase family protein, coding for MTALILIDVQRGFDEPGFWGPRNNPGAEANMKALLDAWQERRLPVVLVHHDSPKPGSPLRPGQPGHDFKPELDGARPDLVFGKKVNSAFIGDIDLGAWLKARGISSFVVAGIQTNFCCETTARMGGNLGYDVTFALDATYTFDLPGVDGDVVTADELYRVTTANLANQFATVKSTKDILSGLD
- a CDS encoding GlxA family transcriptional regulator → MRTIGVLLLPGSRMFDLAVIAEVWAQDRTDSGIGPFSVRLCASGRARTTVAPFGEVAATHGLAGLDGCDLVLAPGRSDPLADVPGPARAALRRAHRAGATVAGLCSGAFTLAAAGLLDGRPATTHWRDLDALAAAAPGADLQRDVLYTDSGGVLTSAGVVGGLDLCLYLVRRDHGADVASRLARRLVMPPAREGGQRQYVENPLPSLVSRPGLSSTMDWAMARLGDDIGVDDLVGHAGMSERTFHREFAAATGATPGRWLRVQRVRYAQRLLETTELPVERVAQRSGLGTAANLRRRLRAEVGVGPDSYRRTFRS
- a CDS encoding enoyl-CoA hydratase-related protein; translation: MGEYEHILVKRDGDTITVTMNRAARRNSLSADHLRELLEAFRSAGETDATGIVLAAAGPVFSAGHDFGDVASRDLMGVRSLLTLCTDLMRTMQSLPQVVIARVHGLATAAGCQLVASCDLAVAAESAGFALPGGKGGWFCHTPAVPVARSIGRKRLMELALTGDVVDAPTALEWGLVNRVVPDSLLDEEVASLLARATRGSRASKALGKQTLYAQLDRPEADAYALAVEVMASASQLPGAREGMAAFLEKRHAEWPD
- a CDS encoding protein meaA, giving the protein MPYPSDHERDRPWVMRTYAGHSSAAASNELYRRNLAKGQTGLSVAFDLPTQTGYDPDHVLARGEVGKVGVPVSHIGDMRRLFDGIPLAEANTSMTINAPAMWLLALYVSVAREQAEAEGRDVDEVLAKLTGTTQNDIIKEYLSRGTYIFPPGPSLRLITDMIAWTVHHVPKWNPINICSYHLQEAGATPTQEVAYALCTAIAVLDAVRDSGQVEPSDMAKVVARMSFFVNAGVRFVEEMCKMRAFTALWDELTRDRYGVEDPKARRLRYGVQVNSLGLTEAQPENNVQRIVLEMLAVSLSRGSRARAIQLPAWNEALGLPRPWDQQWALRMQQVLAFETDLLEYEDIFDGSHVVQAKVDEIMTGAREEIARVQDLGGAVAAVESGYMKSQLVTSLAEYRRGMENGERVLVGVNKFETTEPSPLQAEGAKAIETIDPAVEKAAVSAIEDWRERRDSAAVEASLAALKEKAATSDNLFEATVDCARAGVTTGEWSGALREVFGEYRAPTGVSAAAAAGKGDPELERVRARVRVTEAELGERLRILVGKPGLDGHSNGAEQVAVRARDAGFEVVYQGIRLTPDQIVAAAVQEGVHVVGLSVLSGSHLEVVPLVVDGLRAAGAADIPVIVGGIIPPDDAALLTERGIARVFTPKDYELTGIMAGIVDLIRERHGLTG
- a CDS encoding NUDIX hydrolase — protein: MDPIQRVATREVYRNNWMSVREDAIRRADGSEGIYGVVDKPTYALIIPLDGDRVLLVDQFRYPVGERRWEFPQGTAPGLAEVPPDDVARRELREETGLRAETITELGRLEVAPGMSSQRGHVYLATDLTEGAPEREIEEQDMTTAWFARADVEKMIMAGGITDAQTVAAYTLLLLHERR
- a CDS encoding aminoglycoside phosphotransferase family protein → MPRPVPADLLEIAEALVPDAPLASASLAGQGNMHHVVLFPDVAAVRISKRPDAAAELPRRAEILRAVAAADLPFAVPSPLTPVSTFGEHAAVAISWIDGEPLPEGTGDPAAFSLLLEALRDFEVSPELKAVLHTPRRYADGLGWADILSDEVIPRLPSQWREGVQQRLDTLLALEEVPARLVHGDLGGSNVHFGYDGKLTGVLDWDMAILSDPAIDAALVATWHGWDLLRASVDKETYQRAWAWNDAIEVGHLHAVFTGKPLSRVDGFVASVVAWLEQR
- a CDS encoding LysE family translocator, translating into MTWGVYGGFLAMMMLLAAAPGPDSMVVLKNALSGGARGGAWACFGIAVANFLQGTAAALGLGAVITSSRPVFETVKWLGVAYLCYLGFQALRGAWRGDYEALTDARRQRQTPFRRWREGFLSNVTNPKVLVLYLSVLPQFLIPGVTTTGDALLLAYTVAGVGAIWQVLLLLLVHRVRAWLERRKVCRTLDGVTGTVLIGFGAALALES
- a CDS encoding NmrA family NAD(P)-binding protein — its product is MRDVLVLGSTGNTGGRVLRQLRDRGVPARAATRRPTQPGQVRFDWADRTTHAEALDGVGAVYLVAPIGVAEPRALVEPFLAVAPDARVVLLSSSPVDDATPGLGELHGLVKGQPGWAVLRPSWFMQNFTGDHLVAQSSRDGEIVTATRDARVGFVDATDIATVAVRALTDDEPHNTEHVLTGPSVLSYAEAAAIVAERLGRPVTHRAVSSAELEARHTAAGIPAEFAAVLAAMDDAIREGSEDRVTDTVERVTGRPARDFRTFANEEIR
- the murA gene encoding UDP-N-acetylglucosamine 1-carboxyvinyltransferase, yielding MSEHFDVHGGARLVGEVDVVGAKNSVLKLMAAALLAEGTTTIRNCPQILDVPLMGDVLRSVGCEVVIEGDTATITTPAELSHRADSPAMGKLRASVCVLGPLVGRLKQAVVALPGGDAIGSRPLDMHQNGLRKLGATSIIEHGCVVAKAESLIGAQIWLDFPSVGATENILMAAVLAEGTTVIDNAAREPEIINICEMLIEMGAKIEGAGTSTLTVHGVEQLRPTEHRVIGDRIVGATWAFAAAMTRGDLTVRGVNPHHLDLVLDKLRLGGADVTTFDDKGFRIVQPERPKAVDWVTLPYPGFATDLQPFAVALSAVSEGTSMITENVYEARFRFIEEMIRLSGDARTDGHHAVVRGVERLSSAPVWASDIRAGAGLVLAGLCADGITEVWDVFHIDRGYPHFVENLNRLGAKIKRVAGEPDRA